One segment of Erigeron canadensis isolate Cc75 chromosome 2, C_canadensis_v1, whole genome shotgun sequence DNA contains the following:
- the LOC122588754 gene encoding uncharacterized tRNA/rRNA methyltransferase YsgA isoform X1, with protein MWISISTSSPLSLFIPNSHTSESLILPTARCDYTPETSSILPAANVKSITSTSNPFIKHCVKLRNSSSYRHSHGSVLLVGNTLLREMYNFQKSMQEKSSTIDCLLLHEQAAVPEEIVDSGINIVRVNSVVMKKLSGVQSTESIDAISLVKIPSTFHNINEDYHEDFSKWFRSAYRILVLDGIQDPGNLGTLLRSAVAFGWDGAFLLPGCCDPFNEKALRASRGASFQLPIVSGRWSDLQSLVDRLNLKILAGHPGTNAGLKPVSCLSNELARSLIDTKVCLVLGSEGSGLSGIALKASELVSIRMVGEFESLNVSVAGGIFLFMLQSQTKKSY; from the exons atgtggatttcaatTTCAACATCTTCCCCTTTGTCGCTCTTCATCCCAAATTCACATACCTCCGAATCACTAATCCTACCAACTGCTCGCTGCGATTATACCCCTGAGACATCATCAATATTACCAGCAGCCAATGTGAAATCCATAACAAGCACCTCAAACCCATTTATAAAACACTGTGTAAAACTTCGCAACAGCTCTTCTTATCGTCATTCCCATGGCTCTGTTCTTCTTGTCGGCAATACTCTACTTAG GGAAATGTACAACTTTCAAAAGTCGATGCAAGAGAAGTCAAGTACAATAGATTGTTTACTTTTGCATGAGCAAGCTGCTGTCCCCGAAGAGATAGTGGATAGTGGTATTAACATTGTTCGTGTTAATTCTGTGGTAATGAAGAAACTTTCTGGAGTGCAATCTACGGAATCCATTGATGCAATATCTCTTGTTAAAATCCCCTCAACTTTTCACAATATAAATGAAGACTACCATGAAGATTTTTCAAAATGGTTCCGATCTGCATATCGAATTCTGGTTCTTGACGGAATCCAG GACCCTGGTAACCTAGGCACCTTATTAAGATCAGCAGTGGCCTTCGGATGG GATGGTGCATTTCTACTTCCTGGATGTTGTGATCCGTTCAACGAGAAAGCCCTTAGAGCTAGCCGTGGCGCTTCCTTTCAGCTCCCAATCGTTTCTGGCAGATGGTCTGATTTACAATCTCTTGTTGATCGACTTAATTTGAAAATCCTTGCTGGACATCCTGGAACCAATGCTGGATTGAAACCAGTATCTTGTCTCTCTAATGAACTTGCACGTTCTTTAATAGATACGAAAGTCTGTCTAGTATTGGGTAGTGAAGGGAGTGGACTTTCGGGAATAGCACTTAAAGCATCTGAGCTAGTAAGCATTAGAATGGTTGGGGAATTTGAGTCACTAAATGTTTCGGTAGCTGGgggaattttcttatttatgcTACAGTCTCAAACAAAGAAGTCATATTGA
- the LOC122588754 gene encoding uncharacterized tRNA/rRNA methyltransferase YsgA isoform X2, giving the protein MYNFQKSMQEKSSTIDCLLLHEQAAVPEEIVDSGINIVRVNSVVMKKLSGVQSTESIDAISLVKIPSTFHNINEDYHEDFSKWFRSAYRILVLDGIQDPGNLGTLLRSAVAFGWDGAFLLPGCCDPFNEKALRASRGASFQLPIVSGRWSDLQSLVDRLNLKILAGHPGTNAGLKPVSCLSNELARSLIDTKVCLVLGSEGSGLSGIALKASELVSIRMVGEFESLNVSVAGGIFLFMLQSQTKKSY; this is encoded by the exons ATGTACAACTTTCAAAAGTCGATGCAAGAGAAGTCAAGTACAATAGATTGTTTACTTTTGCATGAGCAAGCTGCTGTCCCCGAAGAGATAGTGGATAGTGGTATTAACATTGTTCGTGTTAATTCTGTGGTAATGAAGAAACTTTCTGGAGTGCAATCTACGGAATCCATTGATGCAATATCTCTTGTTAAAATCCCCTCAACTTTTCACAATATAAATGAAGACTACCATGAAGATTTTTCAAAATGGTTCCGATCTGCATATCGAATTCTGGTTCTTGACGGAATCCAG GACCCTGGTAACCTAGGCACCTTATTAAGATCAGCAGTGGCCTTCGGATGG GATGGTGCATTTCTACTTCCTGGATGTTGTGATCCGTTCAACGAGAAAGCCCTTAGAGCTAGCCGTGGCGCTTCCTTTCAGCTCCCAATCGTTTCTGGCAGATGGTCTGATTTACAATCTCTTGTTGATCGACTTAATTTGAAAATCCTTGCTGGACATCCTGGAACCAATGCTGGATTGAAACCAGTATCTTGTCTCTCTAATGAACTTGCACGTTCTTTAATAGATACGAAAGTCTGTCTAGTATTGGGTAGTGAAGGGAGTGGACTTTCGGGAATAGCACTTAAAGCATCTGAGCTAGTAAGCATTAGAATGGTTGGGGAATTTGAGTCACTAAATGTTTCGGTAGCTGGgggaattttcttatttatgcTACAGTCTCAAACAAAGAAGTCATATTGA
- the LOC122590068 gene encoding dof zinc finger protein DOF5.7-like, translating into MSLDITTQAKEPTKDESQNSTGGGANGNGASARKTSTLKPPEQILKCPRCDSPNTKFCYYNNYSLTQPRHFCKTCRRYWTKGGALRNVPIGGGCRKSKKTRSSSSSRFMNGDSAYKDSSLNNIGGLSLFSGLSPPAMDFQLNGLNNFSSSSSTSINHPPFMNLDSLRFNFPLNKQITNHQLHGGLSSFQEIGGPNNNIASSIESLSSINQDLHWKLQQHRLATLYGGRSTSVGAGGETEQQINQQNHIVIEQQPQVQKLQPILFQNLDIPKPPQTTMDGDLRKDNGGLETEWFFDGNYAQVNVDPSTTIAQTGVNNAGNYENESMGNWNNGNIQGWNQFNQYTALP; encoded by the coding sequence ATGTCTTTAGACATCACCACACAGGCAAAAGAACCTACAAAAGATGAATCCCAAAATTCTACTGGTGGTGGTGCTAACGGCAACGGTGCTAGTGCTCGGAAAACGTCTACTCTTAAGCCACCAGAACAAATCCTTAAATGCCCTAGATGTGATTCACCAAACACAAAATTTTGCTATTATAATAACTATAGCCTTACCCAACCTAGGCACTTTTGCAAGACATGTAGAAGGTATTGGACCAAAGGTGGTGCCTTAAGAAATGTTCCAATTGGCGGCGGTTGTAGGAAGAGCAAGAAGACACGATCAAGTTCTTCTTCGAGGTTTATGAATGGTGATTCGGCGTACAAAGACTCATCTTTGAACAATATTGGTGGGCTTAGTTTGTTTAGTGGTCTTTCACCACCAGCCATGGATTTTCAACTCAATGGGCTAAATaatttttcatcttcttcttctacttcaATCAATCACCCACCTTTCATGAATCTTGATTCATTAAGGTTCAATTTCCCTTTGAACAAACAAATTACTAATCATCAATTGCATGGAGGATTATCAAGCTTTCAAGAAATTGGTGGTCCTAACAATAATATTGCTTCCTCTATAGAATCTTTGAGTTCCATCAACCAAGATTTACATTGGAAGCTCCAACAACACCGTCTTGCAACGCTGTATGGGGGTCGTAGTACTAGTGTTGGAGCAGGAGGAGAAACCGAACAACAAATTAATCAACAAAACCACATAGTTATAGAACAACAACCTCAAGTTCAAAAGCTACAACCtattttgtttcaaaatctTGATATTCCAAAACCTCCCCAAACAACAATGGATGGTGATTTGAGAAAAGATAATGGTGGTTTAGAGACTGAGTGGTTCTTCGACGGAAACTATGCACAGGTGAATGTAGATCCATCAACGACAATAGCTCAAACCGGTGTCAACAATGCCGGAAACTATGAAAATGAAAGCATGGGCAATTGGAATAATGGGAATATTCAAGGTTGGAATCAATTCAATCAGTACACTGCACTTCCATAG